A genomic window from Halogeometricum borinquense DSM 11551 includes:
- a CDS encoding response regulator — protein sequence MTAKDNEPIEILLVEDNPGDVRLTEKGLQKGNVTNNLHVVPNGIEALEFLRQENEYADAPRPDLILLDLDMPKMGGKEVLREIKTDSDLKRLPVVVLSSSDAEEDIAKSYDLHANAYLTKPVDFEGFLDIAQSIEDFWFTAVKYPPTEVKRQ from the coding sequence AAGATAACGAGCCTATCGAGATCCTGTTAGTGGAAGACAACCCCGGTGACGTCCGATTAACCGAGAAGGGACTACAGAAAGGAAACGTGACCAACAATCTCCACGTGGTACCCAACGGCATCGAGGCCCTGGAATTTCTCCGGCAAGAAAACGAGTACGCCGACGCACCTCGTCCCGACCTCATACTCCTCGATCTCGATATGCCCAAGATGGGCGGAAAGGAAGTACTTCGTGAAATCAAGACCGACTCGGATCTCAAGCGACTCCCAGTTGTCGTACTCTCGAGTTCGGACGCCGAGGAAGATATCGCCAAATCCTACGACTTACACGCAAACGCGTACCTCACCAAACCCGTCGATTTCGAGGGATTTCTCGACATTGCCCAAAGTATCGAGGACTTCTGGTTCACAGCCGTCAAATATCCACCGACAGAGGTTAAAAGGCAGTAA
- a CDS encoding response regulator yields MSPENALKALLVEDNLGDARLITRYLEESSLPSEASELELTHVETLTAGLEHLEKNTYDFVLLDLGLPESTGLETLDRVLSHSPELPVVVLTGLNNREIAVEAIMRGAQDYLPKDDIDSAQLLRSLRYAIERKKREEKLETLNRINALIRDINKALLTATSRAEIEQAVCERFIATDPYQFALVGEFSSDFEEFTKRYWESVDKRDLETVLEVKGQLLGHQLAAEAVRTREVQVIQTVAEGALSEEQKDEIAEHEVKAVAAIPLVFETVHGVLVVYADHPYAFDEQEREVLGELGQTIGYAITSLEAQMERVDLDDMFRSGDTNEVD; encoded by the coding sequence ATGAGCCCAGAAAATGCGCTGAAGGCACTGTTAGTAGAAGACAACCTGGGTGATGCGCGTCTCATTACACGCTATCTCGAGGAGAGTTCACTCCCAAGTGAAGCAAGCGAGTTGGAACTGACGCACGTCGAGACGCTGACTGCGGGCCTCGAACACCTCGAAAAGAACACATATGATTTCGTACTGTTAGATCTCGGTCTCCCCGAAAGTACGGGACTTGAGACGCTCGACAGAGTACTCTCTCATTCGCCAGAACTCCCCGTAGTCGTGCTGACGGGACTCAACAATCGTGAAATAGCGGTCGAGGCGATCATGCGAGGCGCACAGGACTATCTGCCGAAAGACGATATCGACAGCGCCCAACTACTGCGGTCGCTCCGGTACGCAATCGAGCGGAAAAAGCGCGAGGAGAAACTTGAGACGCTGAACCGCATCAATGCGCTGATTCGGGATATCAACAAGGCACTCCTCACGGCGACATCCCGTGCCGAAATCGAGCAGGCCGTCTGCGAACGGTTCATCGCAACTGATCCGTACCAGTTCGCGCTGGTAGGTGAGTTCTCTTCGGACTTCGAGGAGTTCACGAAGCGATACTGGGAGAGTGTCGACAAACGCGACCTTGAGACCGTACTAGAGGTCAAAGGCCAACTGCTCGGACATCAACTGGCCGCAGAAGCCGTCCGGACGCGTGAAGTGCAGGTTATCCAAACCGTCGCTGAAGGGGCACTGTCCGAGGAGCAGAAAGACGAGATCGCTGAACACGAGGTCAAGGCCGTCGCTGCCATTCCGCTCGTGTTCGAGACCGTTCACGGCGTGCTCGTCGTCTACGCCGACCATCCGTACGCATTTGACGAGCAAGAACGCGAGGTGCTCGGGGAACTGGGCCAAACCATCGGATACGCTATCACCTCACTAGAGGCGCAAATGGAGCGAGTAGATCTCGATGACATGTTCCGAAGCGGCGACACGAACGAAGTAGACTGA
- a CDS encoding mannose-1-phosphate guanylyltransferase: MVAGQTDRPVVALVLAGGTGSRLYPASRADRPKQFLSLLGDDSLLSRTVSRARGVADDVFVSTRPAFADEISEHAPDAEVVVEPAAKDTGPALVYATHRIRETVGDCVVVALPSDHTVGDSFAAVMRRGARVADETGSLVTFGVEPTRPDTGYGYIEPGESRGDYAPVSAFHEKPDAETAHEYVEAGHYWNAGIFAWTPDALLAAARDSPLSDLVTDLTDGTDPERAFDGVAEVSIDYGVMERTEDAVVVPAPFEWDDLGSWDAFDRVVDGNANGTVSVGDVTVRELDAADNVVAGDDKHVSLVGVSDLAVVTWDDRVLVVPKERAQDVRTLVDELKQRGEF, from the coding sequence GTGGTAGCGGGACAGACGGACAGACCGGTCGTCGCGCTCGTTCTCGCGGGTGGCACTGGCTCCCGACTCTACCCGGCGAGTCGTGCCGACCGGCCCAAGCAGTTCCTTTCGCTACTCGGCGACGATTCGCTCCTCTCCCGGACGGTGTCGCGCGCCCGCGGCGTGGCCGACGACGTATTCGTCTCGACCCGCCCGGCGTTCGCAGACGAGATTTCCGAACACGCGCCCGACGCCGAGGTGGTAGTCGAACCCGCCGCAAAGGACACCGGTCCGGCGCTCGTCTACGCCACACACCGTATTCGTGAGACCGTCGGTGATTGCGTCGTCGTCGCTCTCCCCAGCGATCACACCGTTGGCGATTCCTTTGCTGCGGTGATGCGGCGCGGTGCGCGCGTCGCCGACGAGACGGGTTCGCTCGTCACGTTCGGTGTCGAACCGACTCGCCCCGATACGGGCTATGGCTACATCGAACCCGGTGAGTCCCGCGGCGATTACGCGCCCGTTTCGGCGTTCCACGAGAAACCCGACGCCGAGACGGCCCACGAGTACGTCGAGGCCGGTCATTACTGGAACGCAGGTATCTTCGCGTGGACGCCCGACGCCCTCCTCGCGGCGGCACGCGACTCTCCGCTCTCGGATCTCGTCACCGATCTCACCGACGGCACGGACCCCGAACGCGCGTTCGACGGGGTCGCCGAGGTGAGCATCGACTACGGCGTGATGGAACGAACCGAAGACGCGGTCGTCGTCCCCGCGCCGTTCGAGTGGGACGACTTGGGGTCGTGGGACGCGTTCGACCGGGTGGTTGATGGTAATGCGAACGGGACCGTTTCGGTCGGCGATGTGACGGTCAGAGAACTCGATGCGGCCGACAATGTCGTCGCAGGCGACGACAAACACGTCTCGCTGGTGGGTGTTTCGGACCTCGCGGTCGTCACGTGGGACGACCGCGTGTTGGTCGTCCCCAAAGAGCGCGCACAGGACGTGCGAACGCTCGTAGACGAGTTGAAACAGCGCGGCGAGTTCTAA
- a CDS encoding DUF7091 family protein, translated as MDERLERFVREKFRSAGRQYARAKQAYDDGRREFDADLPRDEDGNVRLVCRRHAERRAVSVAATGHPACFEAGHPDCEGCAEDVLSGVVETW; from the coding sequence ATGGACGAGCGTCTCGAACGGTTCGTACGGGAGAAGTTCCGCTCCGCCGGTCGGCAGTACGCCCGCGCGAAACAGGCGTACGACGACGGGAGACGTGAGTTCGACGCCGACCTCCCGCGAGATGAGGACGGCAACGTCCGTTTGGTTTGCCGTCGGCACGCCGAACGACGTGCTGTCTCCGTTGCTGCCACGGGCCACCCGGCGTGTTTCGAGGCTGGTCACCCCGACTGCGAGGGATGTGCCGAGGACGTTCTGAGCGGGGTCGTAGAGACGTGGTAG
- a CDS encoding hypothetical protein (Replication protein A protects and stabilize the intermediate ssDNA that is generated by the unwinding action of a DNA helicase at the replication fork. In addition, SSBs prevent the formation of secondary structures by single-stranded template DNA.) — protein sequence MSDLRTHAAEIAEQFSDHLDVDADDVEERLQNLVDEYRVPVDEARRSVVNSYLDEADLERDELGRGGNDEVHLADIDQDEQWVDITAKVVELWEPRSESISQVGLLGDESGRMKFVSFTTSELPELEEGAVYRLGNVVTDEYQGNFSVKLNRTTSIEELDEEIEVGDDSTTVEGALVDIQSGSGLIKRCPEEGCTRVLQNGRCNEHGNVEGEFDLRIKGVLDDGDNVHEVIFGREMTEELTGISLEEAQEMAMDALDTTVVVDEMRTDLVGMYYRVSGPELGRYVLADETDRLNEPADAEAVLIKARSI from the coding sequence ATGTCAGACCTGCGAACCCACGCAGCGGAGATTGCCGAGCAGTTTTCAGACCACTTGGACGTAGACGCCGACGACGTTGAGGAGCGACTGCAGAACCTCGTTGACGAGTACCGGGTGCCCGTCGATGAGGCGCGTCGCTCCGTCGTCAACAGTTACCTCGACGAGGCCGACCTCGAACGCGACGAACTCGGTCGCGGCGGGAACGACGAGGTCCACCTCGCAGACATCGACCAAGACGAGCAGTGGGTCGATATCACGGCGAAAGTCGTCGAACTGTGGGAGCCCCGAAGCGAGTCCATCTCGCAAGTGGGGCTTCTCGGTGACGAATCCGGCCGGATGAAGTTCGTCTCCTTCACGACTTCGGAGCTTCCGGAACTCGAGGAAGGGGCCGTCTACCGCCTCGGGAACGTCGTCACCGACGAATATCAGGGCAATTTCTCTGTCAAACTCAACCGGACGACCAGTATCGAAGAACTCGACGAGGAGATCGAAGTGGGCGACGACTCCACCACCGTCGAGGGCGCACTTGTGGACATTCAGTCCGGAAGCGGCCTCATCAAGCGGTGCCCCGAGGAGGGCTGTACGCGCGTGCTCCAGAACGGCCGCTGTAACGAGCACGGCAACGTCGAAGGCGAGTTCGACCTCCGCATCAAGGGCGTCTTAGACGACGGCGACAACGTACACGAGGTCATCTTCGGGCGCGAGATGACCGAAGAACTCACCGGCATCTCCTTGGAAGAAGCCCAAGAGATGGCGATGGACGCACTCGACACTACCGTCGTCGTAGACGAGATGCGCACGGACCTCGTTGGCATGTATTACCGCGTCTCCGGCCCCGAACTGGGGCGGTACGTCCTTGCCGACGAGACCGACCGACTGAACGAACCGGCGGATGCCGAAGCAGTCCTCATCAAAGCGAGGTCGATCTAA
- a CDS encoding RPA family protein — MSSNEVPTREVARRVFAEEFNDASYTFKESEDERAPVYLLLPTGEKANRIFLVGTLTEKDDVGEDNEYWRGRIVDPTGTFFVYAGQYQPEAASMLRDLEPPAYVAVVGKPRTYETDDGNVNVSVRPESISVVDAATRDRWVVETAERTLERIETFDNEGNEYARMAREEYELPTDRYQSAAVSALQSLDETGDDELGSDELGDDTASPEPDA; from the coding sequence ATGAGTTCCAACGAAGTCCCAACCCGAGAGGTCGCCCGGCGAGTGTTCGCCGAAGAGTTCAACGACGCGAGTTACACGTTCAAAGAGTCTGAAGACGAACGCGCACCGGTCTATCTCCTCTTGCCGACGGGAGAGAAGGCCAACCGTATCTTCCTTGTCGGAACGCTCACCGAGAAGGACGACGTGGGCGAGGATAACGAGTACTGGCGGGGCCGTATCGTGGACCCGACGGGCACGTTCTTCGTCTACGCCGGCCAGTACCAACCCGAAGCCGCGAGCATGCTCCGCGACCTCGAACCACCCGCATACGTCGCCGTTGTCGGCAAACCGCGGACGTACGAGACGGACGACGGCAACGTGAACGTCTCCGTCCGGCCGGAGTCGATCAGCGTCGTAGACGCCGCGACGCGCGACCGCTGGGTAGTCGAGACGGCAGAGCGAACGCTCGAACGCATCGAGACGTTCGACAACGAAGGAAACGAGTACGCCCGCATGGCGCGCGAGGAGTACGAACTGCCGACCGACCGGTACCAGTCGGCCGCCGTCTCAGCGTTGCAGAGCTTAGATGAAACCGGCGACGACGAACTCGGCAGCGACGAACTCGGAGACGACACCGCGTCACCCGAACCCGACGCATAG
- a CDS encoding ribbon-helix-helix protein, CopG family: MGNKNKTISFRVNEDAFETLREIAEERDISLSAVFRDYVDTLVAHDGQVQVVPEHELEQMNGNDEESFPPKVKVPKSFIREHERLELEADHLREQLEEHKRYVNYLREQLEDEEEEVIQLEDLDADADEPSFRLG; this comes from the coding sequence ATGGGCAACAAGAACAAGACAATCTCGTTCCGCGTCAACGAAGACGCGTTCGAGACGCTTCGGGAGATTGCCGAGGAGCGAGATATTTCGCTGTCGGCCGTCTTCCGTGACTACGTGGACACCCTCGTTGCCCACGACGGTCAAGTCCAAGTCGTTCCGGAACACGAACTCGAACAGATGAACGGGAACGACGAGGAGTCGTTCCCGCCGAAGGTGAAGGTTCCAAAGAGCTTCATCCGGGAACACGAGCGTCTCGAACTCGAAGCGGATCATCTCCGTGAGCAACTTGAAGAGCACAAACGCTACGTCAACTACCTCCGCGAGCAACTCGAAGACGAAGAAGAGGAAGTTATCCAACTGGAAGACTTGGACGCCGACGCAGACGAGCCCTCGTTCCGACTCGGGTAG
- a CDS encoding DUF5814 domain-containing protein, whose product MAITDKIYLKNHREIVSQLDVNIPKGAFKGATMDVLYSGEGLSKVDSATRDRLLDFAQDFLDPEDPDDLYTGYPERQFVTYLLELRAQGLGPDAIVDVMGDEYMLYAYPGDVLSFLDDAVRTLEAVETLSDVEGDEEMAEKARKARRALTG is encoded by the coding sequence GTGGCGATCACGGACAAGATATACCTCAAGAACCACCGCGAAATCGTCTCGCAGTTGGACGTGAACATCCCCAAGGGTGCGTTCAAGGGTGCGACGATGGACGTGCTCTACTCCGGCGAGGGTCTCTCGAAAGTCGATTCTGCAACCCGCGACAGACTGCTGGACTTCGCGCAGGATTTCCTCGATCCGGAGGACCCTGACGACCTATACACTGGCTATCCAGAGCGCCAGTTCGTGACGTATCTCCTTGAACTCCGCGCACAGGGGTTAGGACCGGATGCCATCGTTGACGTGATGGGCGACGAGTACATGCTGTACGCCTATCCCGGCGACGTACTCTCGTTTCTCGACGACGCGGTGCGAACGCTGGAAGCCGTCGAGACGCTTTCAGATGTCGAAGGCGACGAGGAGATGGCTGAGAAAGCCCGCAAGGCACGGCGGGCGCTCACCGGGTAG